In Oncorhynchus gorbuscha isolate QuinsamMale2020 ecotype Even-year unplaced genomic scaffold, OgorEven_v1.0 Un_scaffold_1048, whole genome shotgun sequence, the genomic window GGTACTGCCTGACCGAGTGTTTGAGCCTCTGACTTCCCTGAGGAACTTGGACCTCTCAGCCAACCAGATCACCCATCTGTCAGAGGAGAGCTTTGCGGGCATGGCCCTACTGGAGAGGCTGTACCTCTACAGCAACCACATCCGGACTATACACCCTGCTGCCTTCCAAGGCCTGGAGCAGCTGCTGGAGCTCAAGCTGCAGGGAAACCAGCTCACCTCGCTCCCCGCCCTCGCCATGCCCAGACTGCTGTTGCTGGACCTCCGCTTCAACACCCTCCCATCCCTGGGGTCAGCCGACCTCCAGATGCCCAACCTGGAGTCTCTGAAGCTGGCCGGCCTGGGCCTCGAAAGCCTGAACGAGGACCTGATGGCCAGCCTGGGGAACCTCCACGAACTGGACATCTCTGGCAACGAGCTGAGCTCCTTCCCCCTGGCGCTGAGGGAGGTCCAGGGCCTGATCTACCTGAGCCTGGCCGGGAACCCCATGGGCCCACTGAAGCTGGAGGACCTGAAGAACCTGAGCGAGCTCCAGGAGTTGGACATCAGCAACCTGAGTCTGCAGGGCTTGCCTGACGGGTTCGCACAGCTTTTCCCTCACCTGACTAAGCTGACGGTGGCAGAGAACCCTTTCAACTGCCTGTGCACCCTGGCCTGGTTTCCCGGGTGGCTCAGGAACCAGGGGGTGACTCTGGGCAGGACGGAGGAGACCCGCTGCCACTTCCCTCCCCTCAACGCTGGGAAGGTGCTGGAGAGGCTGGAGCACAGGGAGtttggctgccccaccaccactactgtcaccGCTAGCACAGTCAGAACCAgcaccaccatgccccctccagTCACCACCCTGCCTAGCACCTCCCCAGCCATCCCTGCACCAGGGCCCAGTGAGGAGGACACCTCAACTGGGACAGGCAGCCAGCCCCCGCCCCCCGTCCCTGCCTctcccagcagcagcagccaagACCCAGAGGTGGACTTCTTCTGCCCCTCCCAGACCTGCTTGAATGGGGGCACCTGTCGGCTGGACGGGCAAGGCCATCTGGAGTGCACCTGCCCTCGTGGCTT contains:
- the LOC124021097 gene encoding vasorin-like; this encodes MKAFFLPPLTPFLLLLLLRLPGRTLASDCPQDCTCSTPESIFCFQRRSATMPQGVPELTKNLYLFANGIETLAEEDFVGMESLEMLDLSQNKVTVLPDRVFEPLTSLRNLDLSANQITHLSEESFAGMALLERLYLYSNHIRTIHPAAFQGLEQLLELKLQGNQLTSLPALAMPRLLLLDLRFNTLPSLGSADLQMPNLESLKLAGLGLESLNEDLMASLGNLHELDISGNELSSFPLALREVQGLIYLSLAGNPMGPLKLEDLKNLSELQELDISNLSLQGLPDGFAQLFPHLTKLTVAENPFNCLCTLAWFPGWLRNQGVTLGRTEETRCHFPPLNAGKVLERLEHREFGCPTTTTVTASTVRTSTTMPPPVTTLPSTSPAIPAPGPSEEDTSTGTGSQPPPPVPASPSSSSQDPEVDFFCPSQTCLNGGTCRLDGQGHLECTCPRGFYGTYCENRHHSHPPPDQDHNDNNNYISAATVTADDPDISSRLVTSSSIMLDLHRYIKVRPYIRGIRLTYRNLSGPDRRPMQLSVPASYPEYTLRGLRPNSTYTVCASPLGDLSGGDSVCTVAHTAAQQHTATGRQVEDKRLTTMLVPALAILLLLVLIAAAVGMVCYMRRKRAKGHLDLECEPAQLELEGVKAGSNIGGAMPQKQPEPAVVQNGGLEYEVLLIQDHCSPNNNMALSHKPSYF